Proteins from a genomic interval of Flammeovirgaceae bacterium SG7u.111:
- the pyrH gene encoding UMP kinase, whose amino-acid sequence MKYKRILLKLSGEALMGNQNYGIDPERLEIYSNEIKKVVDEGLELAIVIGGGNIFRGIQAGKAGIDRVQGDYMGMLATLINGMALQSALENKGIYTRLMSGIPVDRVCEPFIKRRAVRHLEKGRVVIFGAGTGNPFFTTDSAASLRAIEVEADVVLKGTRVDGVYTADPEKDPDAERFSTITFQEVYEKGLNVMDMTAFTLCMENKLPIIVFDMNKPGNLHNLIKGEEVGTLIS is encoded by the coding sequence ATGAAATACAAAAGAATCCTTTTAAAACTCAGCGGAGAGGCTCTTATGGGCAACCAAAATTATGGTATTGATCCCGAAAGACTTGAAATTTATTCAAACGAAATTAAGAAAGTAGTAGATGAGGGGCTTGAGCTTGCTATCGTAATAGGAGGAGGAAATATCTTCCGAGGCATTCAAGCAGGCAAGGCAGGCATCGACAGGGTGCAAGGAGACTACATGGGCATGTTGGCAACGCTCATCAATGGTATGGCTTTGCAAAGCGCCCTTGAAAACAAAGGTATTTATACTCGTTTGATGTCGGGTATTCCAGTAGACAGAGTGTGTGAGCCTTTTATCAAAAGAAGGGCTGTTCGGCACTTGGAAAAAGGCAGGGTAGTGATTTTTGGTGCAGGAACTGGAAACCCATTTTTCACAACTGACTCTGCGGCAAGTCTTAGAGCTATAGAAGTTGAGGCAGATGTAGTGTTAAAAGGCACTCGTGTAGATGGTGTGTATACTGCTGATCCTGAGAAAGATCCTGACGCAGAAAGATTCTCTACTATTACTTTCCAAGAGGTGTATGAAAAAGGATTGAACGTAATGGACATGACTGCTTTTACCCTTTGTATGGAAAACAAATTGCCGATTATCGTATTTGATATGAATAAGCCAGGTAACCTTCACAACCTCATAAAAGGCGAAGAAGTAGGTACCTTGATTTCTTAA
- a CDS encoding SpoIIE family protein phosphatase — translation MCIIYMRPNTIMNPINIKLIIKHSFLILLLFLLVTQTRKVFSQDLASVNGLIEKAKSLKGNGKSDELNQVLIKLTQALYNDGKYNDAILYYGEMIELNKEIGNDNAIAFGYSQIANIHAEQGDLPQSIASYETAIAIRRKMRDNQGLSSLLLTLGIAQKESGQMEAAIKNLEEALELSRSLSNKYAVTDCQRSLAEVYEKLGDGEKALFYQKQYTDSYKIEEITARQELEEEFNAEKQQKDAKISKINSQLENTANVKDQALEIALAKAKEVELLEEKRKLQEMAMREQDARIESNNMMINAFIGGGSLVLILSVMLGVGYVQILKAKKNLSFKNEEILTQSIKLKSAFGDIKSSINYAKKIQMAMMPSDKAMNSGFIESFVFLKPRDVVSGDFYWHSERNGKVIVAAVDCTGHGVPGAFMSMIGSNILNQIVNERGVTEPDKVLNMLNERVKKALNQDETRNKDGMDIALCVLDPKEKTVSYAGAKNPLVLVTGDEVKIIKGDNMSIGGTCLKGDCKFTEHVVNIDETTMCYIYSDGFQDQFGGAKKKKYMSVNFRNLLKKVSIEPLEKQNELLKKELIDWMQEGKEDQIDDVLVIGFKLEF, via the coding sequence ATGTGCATTATCTATATGCGTCCTAATACTATTATGAACCCAATTAATATCAAACTTATAATAAAGCATAGCTTTCTAATTCTGTTGCTTTTCCTACTTGTTACTCAAACTAGGAAAGTTTTTTCCCAAGATCTAGCGTCGGTTAATGGACTAATAGAAAAGGCCAAGAGCCTAAAAGGTAATGGTAAAAGCGATGAGCTGAACCAAGTTCTCATTAAGCTTACGCAGGCATTGTACAACGACGGAAAGTACAATGATGCAATTCTCTACTACGGAGAAATGATCGAGCTTAACAAAGAGATAGGCAATGACAACGCAATTGCCTTTGGGTATTCCCAAATTGCCAATATTCATGCTGAACAAGGTGACTTACCTCAATCCATCGCATCTTACGAAACTGCTATTGCTATCCGAAGGAAAATGCGTGATAATCAGGGCCTTTCAAGCCTACTGCTTACCTTGGGCATTGCTCAAAAAGAAAGTGGTCAAATGGAAGCTGCCATCAAAAATTTGGAAGAAGCACTTGAATTATCACGTTCGCTCAGCAATAAATATGCAGTTACCGATTGTCAAAGGAGCTTGGCGGAAGTGTATGAAAAATTAGGGGATGGTGAAAAAGCTCTTTTCTACCAAAAACAATACACCGATAGTTATAAAATTGAAGAAATAACAGCCCGTCAGGAACTAGAAGAGGAGTTTAATGCGGAAAAGCAACAGAAAGATGCAAAGATTTCCAAGATAAATTCCCAACTAGAAAATACAGCAAACGTAAAAGACCAAGCATTAGAAATAGCCCTTGCTAAGGCAAAAGAAGTTGAATTGCTTGAGGAAAAAAGGAAACTGCAAGAGATGGCCATGAGGGAGCAAGACGCACGCATAGAAAGTAATAACATGATGATCAATGCTTTTATCGGTGGAGGTTCGCTTGTATTAATTCTGTCGGTTATGTTAGGGGTCGGTTATGTACAAATCCTTAAAGCAAAGAAAAATCTTTCATTCAAAAATGAGGAGATTTTAACACAGAGCATCAAGTTGAAATCAGCGTTTGGCGATATAAAATCTTCAATAAACTATGCCAAGAAAATACAAATGGCAATGATGCCTAGTGATAAGGCTATGAATAGTGGCTTTATAGAGTCCTTTGTTTTTTTGAAGCCTAGGGATGTTGTTAGTGGTGACTTCTATTGGCATAGCGAACGAAATGGGAAGGTGATAGTTGCGGCTGTTGATTGTACAGGCCATGGTGTTCCAGGAGCATTTATGTCGATGATAGGAAGTAATATTCTCAATCAGATTGTCAATGAAAGAGGGGTCACTGAACCGGATAAAGTCTTGAACATGCTCAATGAAAGGGTGAAGAAAGCCTTGAATCAAGATGAAACTCGTAATAAAGATGGGATGGATATCGCTCTATGCGTACTCGATCCTAAAGAGAAAACCGTGTCCTATGCTGGTGCAAAAAACCCGTTGGTGTTGGTAACTGGTGATGAGGTAAAGATCATTAAAGGTGATAATATGAGCATAGGGGGGACATGCTTGAAAGGCGATTGTAAGTTTACGGAACACGTGGTGAATATTGATGAAACCACTATGTGCTATATTTATTCAGATGGTTTTCAAGATCAGTTTGGTGGGGCGAAAAAGAAAAAATATATGAGTGTCAATTTTAGAAACTTGCTTAAAAAAGTTTCTATAGAGCCTCTTGAAAAGCAAAATGAACTTCTAAAGAAAGAGTTGATTGATTGGATGCAAGAGGGCAAGGAAGATCAGATTGATGACGTACTGGTCATCGGGTTCAAACTAGAGTTTTAG
- the frr gene encoding ribosome recycling factor, with protein sequence MEEIELYLEDAKEHMEKAIAHLMTELSKIRAGKAMPSMLDGLMVDYYGSPTPIAQVASINTPDARSLVIKPWEKNMLVEIEKAIQNSDLGLSPQNDGEIIRLNIPVLTEERRLGLVKQAKGEAEHGRISIRNIRKDANDSLKKLLKDGGASEDEIKGAEGQVQDLTDKYVKQVDEIVGDKEADIMKV encoded by the coding sequence ATGGAAGAAATTGAATTATACTTGGAAGATGCTAAAGAGCACATGGAAAAGGCGATAGCGCATTTGATGACCGAACTGTCAAAAATCAGAGCAGGCAAGGCTATGCCATCTATGCTTGATGGGCTTATGGTTGATTATTACGGATCACCTACGCCAATTGCTCAAGTAGCTTCTATAAACACTCCCGATGCGAGGTCTTTAGTCATAAAGCCTTGGGAAAAAAATATGCTTGTTGAAATAGAGAAAGCTATCCAGAATAGCGACTTAGGTCTTTCTCCTCAAAACGATGGCGAAATTATTCGCTTGAATATTCCCGTTCTTACCGAAGAAAGACGCTTGGGTTTGGTAAAGCAAGCGAAAGGAGAAGCAGAACATGGAAGGATTAGCATCAGAAATATTAGAAAAGATGCAAACGACAGCCTTAAAAAGCTTTTGAAGGACGGCGGTGCTTCTGAAGATGAGATAAAAGGAGCTGAAGGTCAAGTTCAAGACCTTACAGACAAATATGTAAAACAAGTTGATGAAATAGTTGGTGATAAAGAAGCTGACATCATGAAGGTATAA
- a CDS encoding phosphoribosylanthranilate isomerase, translated as MKPVRKPRVKICCISSVEEAQLAIDAGASALGLVAHMPSGPGVIEDELIREIALFAPPPIATFLLTSRTDAKGIIDHQRVTGATTIQLVDELKTGSYAQIKKALPGINIVQVIHVMGEESIEEALKISKSVDAVLLDSGNPNLAVKELGGTGRVHNWEVSKKIREQLEIPMFLAGGLKPENVESAIEAVSPFGLDLCSGVRTSGKLDASKLNAFFEAVQR; from the coding sequence ATGAAACCAGTAAGAAAACCTAGGGTGAAAATTTGCTGCATTAGCAGTGTAGAAGAAGCTCAGTTGGCAATTGATGCAGGAGCTTCTGCTTTGGGGCTGGTAGCCCATATGCCGAGTGGCCCTGGAGTTATCGAAGATGAGCTTATTCGGGAAATCGCCCTCTTTGCCCCGCCACCCATTGCTACTTTTTTACTAACAAGCAGAACTGATGCGAAAGGTATTATAGACCACCAGCGGGTTACGGGTGCTACAACTATCCAGTTGGTTGATGAACTAAAAACGGGTAGTTATGCCCAGATCAAGAAAGCATTACCAGGAATCAATATTGTCCAAGTGATTCATGTGATGGGAGAGGAGTCGATAGAAGAAGCGTTAAAAATCAGCAAAAGTGTTGATGCTGTGTTGTTGGATTCGGGAAACCCTAACTTGGCAGTGAAAGAGTTAGGAGGAACTGGAAGGGTACATAATTGGGAGGTGAGTAAGAAAATTCGAGAGCAGTTGGAGATACCGATGTTTTTGGCAGGAGGACTAAAACCTGAGAATGTAGAAAGTGCTATTGAAGCCGTGAGTCCTTTTGGGTTGGATCTGTGCAGTGGAGTTCGCACAAGTGGTAAATTGGATGCTTCAAAACTCAATGCTTTTTTTGAAGCAGTGCAGCGCTAG
- a CDS encoding type I restriction enzyme HsdR N-terminal domain-containing protein, producing the protein MEKKQTDHKLNLPLFEPQLKSEGGESFIFDPIRRKFVKLEPEEWVRQHFVHLLLGKDYPRGLFAVERGHKQNKRQKRTDILVHDRSGNALMLVECKAPKVPINKTVLQQALFYNQTHCAPFLGISNGLVHFFFYLDKKRGNTEQLSTLPNFEEALQMASAIG; encoded by the coding sequence ATGGAAAAAAAGCAAACTGATCATAAATTAAACCTCCCACTTTTCGAGCCTCAGTTAAAATCGGAAGGCGGGGAGTCTTTTATTTTTGACCCTATACGACGGAAATTTGTGAAGCTTGAGCCCGAGGAATGGGTAAGGCAGCATTTTGTACACTTACTGCTGGGCAAAGATTACCCAAGAGGGCTTTTTGCCGTGGAGCGAGGGCATAAGCAGAACAAAAGGCAAAAGCGAACGGACATATTGGTGCACGATCGCTCGGGAAATGCCCTGATGCTGGTGGAATGCAAAGCACCTAAAGTGCCTATAAATAAAACCGTTCTCCAGCAAGCCCTTTTTTATAACCAAACGCACTGCGCACCGTTTTTGGGAATAAGCAATGGGTTAGTGCATTTCTTTTTTTATCTGGACAAAAAAAGAGGCAATACCGAACAGCTTTCAACATTGCCAAATTTTGAAGAGGCACTTCAAATGGCTTCCGCTATTGGTTGA
- a CDS encoding HAD-IA family hydrolase, producing the protein MIQADPNAKAFIFDMDGTMADTMPTHFVAWTQTADKYGFKFPENLFYDWGGVPSDVILERLKKEYALDFDVKEAEEFKENAFLELATDVQPIEEVTDLVKHLHGNFPIACGTGSIKETANLILKAIGMDSYFDIVITADDIERAKPFPDMFLKCAELMGVAPKDCQVFEDGGAGLEAGEAAGMIVTDVKPHLYGKKAN; encoded by the coding sequence ATGATACAAGCTGACCCGAATGCTAAAGCGTTCATTTTCGATATGGACGGAACTATGGCCGACACGATGCCTACCCATTTTGTGGCCTGGACTCAAACTGCCGACAAATACGGTTTCAAGTTCCCCGAAAATTTGTTCTACGATTGGGGAGGCGTGCCTTCCGATGTGATTTTGGAAAGGTTGAAAAAGGAATATGCGCTTGATTTTGATGTGAAAGAAGCGGAAGAATTCAAAGAAAATGCTTTTTTGGAATTGGCAACAGATGTGCAGCCAATAGAGGAAGTGACGGATTTGGTGAAGCACTTGCACGGCAACTTCCCCATAGCTTGCGGCACGGGCAGCATAAAAGAAACTGCCAACTTGATTTTGAAGGCAATTGGGATGGATTCTTATTTTGATATTGTTATCACTGCCGATGATATTGAGAGGGCAAAACCGTTTCCCGATATGTTTTTGAAATGCGCGGAACTGATGGGGGTAGCCCCAAAAGACTGCCAAGTATTTGAAGATGGCGGGGCTGGCTTGGAAGCTGGCGAAGCAGCAGGCATGATCGTGACAGATGTGAAACCTCATTTGTATGGAAAAAAAGCAAACTGA
- a CDS encoding RNA polymerase sigma-70 factor produces the protein MPNTLREITDQQILDGLANDEKKVFDYLFDRYYVEICRHSFRFTGLEEISEEIAQDIFVYLWEKRKEISINTSLKAYLYKAAGNRSLNYIKSQHARQKFEDVDTSFNPLTVSHTSSDSDLNYEELKSIVQKGVASLPDRCRAIFSLSRNAGLTYAEIAKELEISPKTVEVQMGIALKKLREFMGGHWEAICLFISIFFHPF, from the coding sequence ATGCCAAATACTTTGAGGGAAATTACAGATCAGCAGATTCTTGATGGCCTTGCCAATGACGAAAAAAAAGTCTTCGATTATCTTTTCGATAGATATTACGTAGAAATTTGTCGCCATTCTTTTCGCTTTACCGGACTTGAAGAAATATCCGAAGAAATTGCCCAAGATATATTTGTATACCTATGGGAGAAAAGAAAAGAGATTTCTATCAATACCTCGCTCAAAGCCTACCTTTACAAAGCAGCTGGAAACCGCTCGCTCAACTATATAAAAAGCCAACATGCCAGGCAGAAGTTTGAAGATGTAGATACTAGTTTCAATCCACTCACGGTGAGCCATACATCGAGCGATTCGGATCTTAATTACGAAGAGTTAAAGTCTATCGTGCAAAAAGGTGTAGCTTCTTTGCCCGATCGCTGCAGAGCTATTTTTAGCCTAAGCCGGAATGCGGGGCTTACGTATGCCGAAATTGCGAAAGAATTAGAAATTTCACCTAAAACGGTTGAAGTGCAGATGGGGATCGCCCTCAAGAAACTCCGAGAGTTTATGGGAGGTCATTGGGAAGCTATCTGCCTATTCATTTCAATTTTTTTTCACCCATTTTAG
- the hemE gene encoding uroporphyrinogen decarboxylase, translating to MSLQNDLLIRAAKGLETERTPVWLMRQAGRILPEYRAVRSKLSGFIELATTPELAAEVTLQPVDILNVDAAIIFSDILVIPEAMGLPYEMVEKKGPYFPATINTKAELAKLKKADAKSDLGYVLEAIKIVKKELDGRVPLIGFAGAPFTIFCYMVEGSGSKTFSKARRMLYQDPKMAHQLLQLITDSTIEYLKAQIEVGADLVQVFDSWAGILPPAHYEAFSLPYIKQICDAIDEVPVTVFAKGAYFSLEAFGKLDCQTIGLDWNMDIQQARQQVGGNKTLQGNLDPCVLYAENEEIVKQTKKMLDAFGSQRHIANLGHGVYPDTDFQKVKVFIETVKEYSSK from the coding sequence ATGTCATTGCAAAACGACTTATTGATAAGAGCTGCCAAAGGACTGGAAACGGAGCGTACACCTGTGTGGCTAATGCGCCAAGCTGGTCGAATTTTGCCAGAATACAGGGCGGTGAGATCAAAGCTATCGGGTTTTATAGAGCTTGCCACAACTCCCGAATTGGCAGCCGAGGTCACTCTTCAGCCCGTTGATATCTTAAACGTGGACGCAGCAATCATCTTTTCAGATATTTTGGTAATCCCAGAAGCAATGGGCTTGCCATATGAAATGGTAGAAAAGAAAGGACCATATTTCCCCGCTACGATCAATACCAAAGCAGAGCTTGCCAAACTAAAAAAAGCCGATGCCAAATCGGATTTGGGCTATGTACTAGAAGCTATAAAAATCGTAAAAAAAGAGCTTGATGGACGAGTTCCTCTTATTGGTTTTGCAGGTGCGCCTTTCACTATTTTCTGCTACATGGTAGAAGGTTCTGGTTCAAAAACGTTTTCTAAAGCGAGGAGGATGCTTTACCAAGACCCAAAAATGGCTCACCAACTTTTGCAGCTCATCACCGATAGCACCATCGAATACTTAAAAGCACAAATTGAAGTAGGAGCCGATCTTGTTCAGGTTTTTGATTCTTGGGCAGGGATTTTACCACCAGCGCATTATGAGGCATTTTCCCTTCCCTACATCAAGCAAATTTGCGATGCTATTGACGAAGTTCCTGTAACTGTTTTTGCCAAAGGAGCTTATTTCTCGCTAGAAGCTTTTGGTAAGCTCGACTGCCAAACAATAGGCTTAGACTGGAACATGGACATCCAACAAGCTCGCCAGCAAGTGGGTGGAAACAAAACCTTGCAAGGCAACCTAGACCCTTGTGTTCTTTATGCAGAAAATGAGGAAATAGTGAAACAAACGAAAAAAATGCTGGACGCTTTTGGTTCACAACGCCACATTGCCAACCTCGGGCACGGCGTATATCCAGATACTGACTTTCAAAAAGTAAAAGTATTTATTGAAACAGTAAAAGAATACAGCTCAAAGTAA
- a CDS encoding potassium transporter TrkG has protein sequence MENPGDFFKNYIYNYRPKAMIVLRIISALNITASLLLLFYRYGFLSTELEKAAIIKDYNYPFFIYLGVYLARLAFSLKTKAFFNKNRLETGLMGFILVNGLLNYLIGFQPIPFLLESLLGIQSSTLLFGHFLSFYLITLIVLELTKVSAKISDLKLKAAATFIYSFILLVLTGTGMLTLPAMTKQSGSMPFLDALFTSVSASCVTGLTVVDTGTFFTLKGQLVILLLFQMGGIGIVSFATFFATFIIKGVGIRQQSMMQDMLSSESLVSATTLLKRVVIITLAIEFLGAVAIYFSWDQTITFDDFGQKVFFSIFHSISAFCNAGFSLFNEGLFTNTISDGSLLKTGVDIDIRHMYQLHFIIALMIVLGSLGFTTFEDVFTFERGFKIFKNPEREWRTSTRIAIYSTGFLLVLGTMGFMVLEFHQLTDRTIIEALNTSFFQSVTTRTAGFNTMNFGGMSDGIPLANPTIIMCIFLMFIGASPGSTGGGIKSSTFFLMTLSAVSSIQGKDRIEFAKRTIPEGIIRKAFSIFVFATTYNLLAVFILSITESGSPDSPTILSLVFEQISAFSTVGLSMGLTGNLSSAGKIVIICSMFIGRIGTLTLALALSKKVTTNAYQYPETHIMVG, from the coding sequence ATGGAAAACCCCGGAGATTTTTTCAAAAATTACATTTATAACTACCGACCAAAGGCAATGATAGTGTTGCGGATTATCTCTGCACTAAATATCACCGCTTCGCTGCTTTTGCTTTTTTACCGATATGGTTTTCTTTCTACGGAACTAGAAAAAGCTGCCATCATCAAAGACTACAACTATCCCTTTTTCATTTACTTGGGAGTCTACCTCGCCCGTTTGGCTTTTTCGCTTAAAACCAAGGCTTTTTTTAATAAAAACAGACTGGAAACTGGGTTAATGGGTTTTATCTTGGTAAACGGCTTGCTTAATTACCTCATAGGCTTCCAACCTATTCCTTTTCTGTTGGAAAGCCTTTTAGGAATTCAATCATCAACTCTTTTGTTTGGACATTTCTTAAGCTTCTACCTCATTACGCTCATTGTGCTAGAGTTGACCAAGGTAAGCGCAAAGATCTCCGATTTAAAACTAAAAGCAGCGGCAACTTTCATATATAGCTTCATTCTGCTAGTTCTCACAGGTACAGGTATGCTTACCTTGCCGGCAATGACCAAACAAAGCGGCAGCATGCCTTTTCTCGATGCACTGTTCACTTCGGTAAGCGCATCTTGCGTTACAGGACTCACCGTAGTAGACACTGGAACATTTTTTACTTTAAAAGGGCAATTGGTTATTCTTCTACTCTTCCAAATGGGGGGAATCGGTATAGTATCATTTGCCACCTTTTTTGCCACCTTCATTATAAAAGGAGTGGGAATCCGGCAACAATCAATGATGCAAGATATGCTCAGCAGCGAATCTTTGGTTTCAGCCACTACCCTCTTAAAACGGGTTGTGATAATCACCCTAGCCATCGAGTTTCTTGGCGCAGTTGCCATCTATTTTTCTTGGGACCAAACCATTACATTCGACGACTTTGGGCAGAAGGTATTCTTCTCCATATTCCATTCCATTTCAGCTTTTTGCAATGCCGGATTCAGCCTATTCAACGAAGGACTTTTTACCAATACAATTTCTGATGGCTCACTACTAAAAACCGGGGTGGATATTGACATCCGCCATATGTATCAGCTCCATTTCATTATCGCACTCATGATTGTGCTAGGCAGCTTGGGCTTCACGACATTTGAAGATGTTTTTACTTTCGAAAGAGGTTTTAAAATCTTCAAAAACCCAGAAAGAGAATGGAGAACAAGTACTCGAATAGCTATTTATTCTACTGGCTTCTTATTAGTTCTAGGAACTATGGGTTTCATGGTTTTGGAGTTTCATCAACTGACCGACAGAACCATTATAGAAGCCCTGAATACTTCCTTTTTCCAATCTGTTACCACTCGAACTGCTGGTTTCAACACCATGAACTTTGGTGGCATGTCCGATGGGATTCCGCTAGCAAACCCAACTATTATCATGTGTATCTTCTTGATGTTCATAGGGGCTTCACCAGGCTCTACAGGGGGGGGGATCAAAAGTTCTACTTTCTTCCTCATGACCCTTTCAGCAGTCTCAAGTATCCAAGGTAAAGACAGGATTGAATTTGCCAAAAGAACAATTCCCGAAGGGATTATCCGAAAGGCTTTTTCCATCTTTGTATTTGCCACAACTTACAATTTATTGGCTGTTTTTATATTATCAATCACCGAGTCTGGATCTCCAGACTCCCCTACTATTCTTTCTTTGGTATTTGAACAAATATCAGCATTCTCTACCGTTGGGTTGAGTATGGGGCTTACAGGAAATCTCTCTTCGGCTGGCAAAATAGTAATTATATGTTCAATGTTTATAGGAAGAATAGGCACGTTGACTTTAGCGCTTGCTCTCAGCAAAAAAGTAACAACAAATGCTTATCAATATCCAGAGACCCACATCATGGTAGGATAA
- a CDS encoding OmpA family protein, which translates to MIGKLSTRHLLLLLSILGAYTAHASEKPKAPKAFELRGKVVDIISGLPIEDASILVTNIRNDFSKEITTDESGYFSTKIIAESVFSVIGFKQRHFHSEIFTLSTIGRENDEKVEINIALLPMALGNSYPLKISFAPNEINFSDESKLELDRIFRVMAKNRDVVMEIGCHTDSRGDDAYNLELSQQRAQASVNYLINKGISKLRLQARGYGETQPINSCTNGVRCSSSEHSINRRTEIKVIAFIE; encoded by the coding sequence ATGATTGGTAAATTATCGACTCGACACCTGCTTTTACTACTCTCCATTTTGGGAGCTTATACTGCGCATGCCAGTGAAAAACCTAAAGCACCAAAGGCTTTTGAGCTTAGGGGAAAGGTGGTAGATATCATTTCAGGGTTGCCTATAGAAGATGCCAGTATTTTGGTCACCAACATCAGAAATGATTTTTCCAAAGAAATCACAACTGATGAATCGGGCTATTTTTCTACCAAGATTATAGCAGAATCGGTGTTTAGCGTGATTGGTTTCAAACAAAGACATTTCCACTCCGAGATTTTTACCCTATCAACTATTGGAAGAGAGAATGACGAAAAAGTGGAGATCAATATTGCCCTTTTACCAATGGCTCTAGGAAATAGCTACCCTCTCAAAATAAGCTTTGCACCTAATGAAATCAACTTTTCGGATGAATCGAAGCTAGAGCTGGACCGAATATTTAGGGTAATGGCGAAAAACCGAGATGTCGTGATGGAAATCGGTTGCCATACGGATTCCAGAGGAGACGATGCGTATAACCTTGAACTCAGCCAACAGCGAGCGCAGGCATCGGTAAACTACCTTATAAACAAAGGCATTAGCAAATTAAGATTGCAAGCCCGTGGGTATGGAGAGACCCAACCCATAAACTCTTGCACCAACGGAGTAAGATGCTCCTCTTCAGAACATTCTATCAATAGGCGAACAGAAATAAAGGTTATTGCTTTTATAGAATGA
- a CDS encoding transposase, with the protein MGFKNFIGIDISKDTIDLALLTSHGELIDLKWDNDGKALGKGLKSLFREHGLGKEDTLLCAEHTGQFGNKLMEVSLDLGLCLWMESPYSISRSQGMTRGKDDKVDAERIAGYAKRFADKARLVKPTPKTINKLKLLSSERELAMKDLSKYKGQLKQEKGFLDKEYFKEKEKRVKKLIALYKKTVEEIEEQIAQLIEDDPDIKDSFDKIVSVEGVGKQTAIATIVATENFQKFDDPKKFACHIGCAPFRYVSGSSIRSRNKVSQKANKDLKKIFHMAALSTLRTKGELRKYYDRKVEEGKHKMSVINAIRSKLVHRIFAVINQNRKYEKIYTHSLV; encoded by the coding sequence ATGGGATTTAAAAACTTTATCGGCATCGACATCAGCAAAGACACCATCGACCTGGCCCTCCTGACCAGCCACGGCGAGCTCATCGACCTCAAATGGGACAACGACGGGAAAGCCCTGGGCAAAGGGCTCAAGTCCCTGTTCAGGGAGCACGGGCTAGGCAAAGAAGACACCTTGCTATGTGCCGAGCACACAGGACAGTTCGGCAACAAGCTGATGGAAGTGTCCCTGGACCTGGGGCTTTGCCTCTGGATGGAATCACCTTATTCCATCTCCCGCTCGCAGGGAATGACAAGGGGAAAGGACGACAAGGTGGATGCCGAGAGGATCGCCGGCTATGCCAAGCGGTTCGCCGACAAGGCAAGATTGGTAAAGCCTACACCCAAGACTATCAATAAGTTAAAGCTTTTGTCCTCTGAGCGGGAACTTGCCATGAAGGATCTCTCGAAATACAAAGGGCAGCTAAAACAGGAGAAAGGGTTTCTGGACAAAGAGTATTTCAAGGAAAAAGAAAAGAGGGTGAAGAAGCTCATCGCCCTCTATAAAAAAACGGTCGAGGAGATAGAGGAACAGATAGCCCAGTTGATAGAGGACGACCCGGACATCAAGGACAGTTTCGACAAGATCGTCTCCGTGGAGGGCGTGGGAAAGCAGACGGCCATCGCCACGATAGTGGCCACGGAAAACTTCCAGAAATTTGACGACCCCAAGAAGTTTGCCTGCCACATCGGCTGCGCCCCGTTCAGGTACGTGTCGGGCAGCAGCATCCGCTCACGCAACAAGGTCTCGCAAAAAGCCAACAAGGACCTGAAGAAAATATTCCACATGGCGGCACTCTCCACCCTGAGGACAAAGGGGGAGCTGCGAAAATATTACGACCGCAAAGTGGAGGAGGGCAAGCACAAGATGTCCGTCATAAACGCCATCCGGTCAAAGCTCGTCCACCGCATCTTTGCGGTCATTAACCAAAACAGGAAATATGAAAAAATTTATACGCATTCCCTTGTTTAA
- a CDS encoding thioredoxin fold domain-containing protein, whose protein sequence is MISKRISTVFALSFLLAVGMSFTTSPISTEPTEKPKEVIQWLSMEEALVKMEKEPRKLMVDVYTDWCGYCKLMDKNTFSDAEVASYVNKNYYAVKLNAESEKSFFFRGESITESQMAGALGVRGYPTIVFIEKDLETTNPSPGYKKAKPFLKELERNLEE, encoded by the coding sequence ATGATCTCAAAAAGAATCTCCACAGTTTTTGCCCTTTCTTTTCTTCTTGCAGTGGGCATGTCTTTTACAACCAGCCCGATTTCCACAGAACCAACCGAAAAGCCTAAGGAGGTAATCCAGTGGCTAAGCATGGAAGAAGCGTTGGTCAAAATGGAAAAAGAGCCAAGGAAACTTATGGTAGATGTCTACACCGACTGGTGTGGCTATTGCAAGCTGATGGACAAAAACACTTTTAGTGATGCGGAAGTGGCTAGCTATGTAAACAAAAATTATTATGCTGTAAAGCTAAATGCCGAAAGCGAAAAAAGCTTTTTCTTTAGAGGGGAGAGCATTACCGAAAGCCAAATGGCCGGTGCATTGGGCGTAAGGGGCTACCCTACTATCGTATTCATTGAAAAAGACTTGGAAACCACAAACCCCTCTCCTGGCTATAAAAAAGCAAAACCGTTCTTGAAAGAACTGGAAAGAAACCTAGAGGAATAA